One Spinacia oleracea cultivar Varoflay chromosome 4, BTI_SOV_V1, whole genome shotgun sequence DNA segment encodes these proteins:
- the LOC130459246 gene encoding uncharacterized protein isoform X1, with protein MKKNRLSVIDYIKDAFLNERKKDVQSKFLLAPYHEGNHWVLIVLDLVLGLAYVFDSATPPPPGTQKLEGFNCIQMAYRIYWTNLENDKRKIKSQKLRFIQMKCAQQVDAVDSGYYVMKYMHDVVTVYNEYKDNLSEGYVQREMPYSDEELEETREQWAKYFKDNYLMDAGE; from the exons ATGAAGAAGAATCGTTTAAGCGTTATTGACTATATAAAAGATGCTTTCTTAAATGAAAGGAAAAAGGATGTGCAGTCAAAATTCTTGTTGGCCCCCTACCATGAAGG GAATCATTGGGTTCTTATCGTCCTTGATCTTGTCCTTGGCCTAGCATACGTGTTTGATTCGGCCACTCCTCCCCCTCCCGGGACACAGAAGTTAGAAGGGTTCAATTGTATACAAAT GGCATATAGAATTTATTGGACTAATCTTGAAAATGACAAACGGAAGATTAAGTCACAAAAGTTACGATTCATACAGATGAAG tgtgctcaacaagttGATGCAGTGGATAGTGGTTATTATGTGATGAAATACATGCATGATGTTGTCACAGTATACAATGAATACAAGGATAATTTGTCTGAG gGTTATGTACAAAGAGAAATGCCATATTCTGATGAGGAGTTAGAAGAAACTCGAGAACAATGGGCAAAGTATTTTAaggacaactatttgatggatgCCGGCgaatga
- the LOC130459246 gene encoding uncharacterized protein isoform X2 produces MKKNRLSVIDYIKDAFLNERKKDVQSKFLLAPYHEGNHWVLIVLDLVLGLAYVFDSATPPPPGTQKLEGFNCIQMAYRIYWTNLENDKRKIKSQKLRFIQMKGYVQREMPYSDEELEETREQWAKYFKDNYLMDAGE; encoded by the exons ATGAAGAAGAATCGTTTAAGCGTTATTGACTATATAAAAGATGCTTTCTTAAATGAAAGGAAAAAGGATGTGCAGTCAAAATTCTTGTTGGCCCCCTACCATGAAGG GAATCATTGGGTTCTTATCGTCCTTGATCTTGTCCTTGGCCTAGCATACGTGTTTGATTCGGCCACTCCTCCCCCTCCCGGGACACAGAAGTTAGAAGGGTTCAATTGTATACAAAT GGCATATAGAATTTATTGGACTAATCTTGAAAATGACAAACGGAAGATTAAGTCACAAAAGTTACGATTCATACAGATGAAG gGTTATGTACAAAGAGAAATGCCATATTCTGATGAGGAGTTAGAAGAAACTCGAGAACAATGGGCAAAGTATTTTAaggacaactatttgatggatgCCGGCgaatga